From the genome of Halorussus caseinilyticus, one region includes:
- a CDS encoding CDP-alcohol phosphatidyltransferase family protein — MTLDQFRHVADRILDPLVSVSTRLGLTPDAVSVVAFVLAGGAGGAFYLGEQAPVWYLAGAVLVFLNGWLDLLDGALARELGTDSKAGDLLDHVLDRYADLVMIAGLAAGISRYALGLAAVTGVLMTSYLGTQAQAVGLDRVYGGLLGRADRLALIGVTGVLAAAVSGTVAGLTVVGWLLVVFAVVGHVTALQRFYYAWRALS, encoded by the coding sequence ATGACCCTCGACCAGTTCCGACACGTCGCCGACCGGATACTCGACCCGCTGGTGTCGGTCTCGACCAGACTCGGCCTGACCCCCGACGCGGTTAGCGTCGTCGCCTTCGTGCTGGCGGGCGGTGCTGGCGGCGCGTTCTACTTGGGCGAGCAGGCACCCGTCTGGTACCTCGCGGGCGCGGTCCTCGTCTTCCTGAACGGGTGGTTGGACCTGTTAGACGGCGCGCTGGCGCGGGAACTCGGCACCGACTCGAAGGCGGGCGACCTGCTGGACCACGTGCTGGACCGCTACGCCGACCTCGTGATGATTGCGGGTCTGGCGGCCGGAATCAGCAGGTACGCGCTCGGTCTCGCCGCGGTGACGGGCGTGCTGATGACATCCTACCTCGGGACGCAGGCCCAAGCGGTCGGACTCGACCGGGTGTACGGCGGACTGCTCGGGCGCGCGGACCGACTCGCGCTCATCGGCGTGACGGGTGTCCTCGCCGCCGCGGTGTCGGGGACCGTCGCCGGTCTGACAGTCGTCGGGTGGCTCTTGGTCGTGTTCGCCGTCGTGGGCCACGTCACGGCGCTTCAGCGGTTTTACTACGCGTGGCGCGCGCTGTCGTAG
- a CDS encoding multiprotein bridging factor aMBF1: protein MVQCEMCGAETSSPKTIKVEGAELDVCDNCSDFGTEVKTQDDSSSTSTKYSTSSSSGSSSSSSASTSSSSSQSRRSDMFDDMDEIAQDYDDRIRNARESAGLTQEDLADELNEKASLIRKLERGDVLPSDEVQQKLESQLDITLTAGGSADDEEWSGGSSTGEYTLGDVVKRKD, encoded by the coding sequence ATGGTTCAGTGTGAGATGTGCGGTGCCGAGACGAGTTCCCCGAAGACCATCAAGGTCGAAGGGGCCGAGCTGGACGTTTGCGACAACTGCTCGGATTTCGGGACCGAAGTCAAGACCCAAGACGACTCTAGCTCCACCTCTACGAAGTACTCGACTTCCTCGTCGTCGGGAAGTTCTTCCTCCTCGTCGGCGAGTACGTCGTCGAGTTCCTCCCAGTCGCGGCGCTCGGACATGTTCGACGACATGGACGAAATCGCCCAAGACTACGACGACCGCATCCGGAACGCCCGCGAGAGCGCCGGATTGACTCAGGAGGACCTCGCCGACGAACTCAACGAGAAGGCCAGTCTCATCCGGAAACTGGAACGGGGCGACGTGCTTCCGAGCGACGAAGTTCAGCAAAAGCTCGAAAGCCAACTCGACATCACGCTCACGGCCGGTGGCTCCGCCGACGACGAGGAGTGGAGCGGCGGCAGTTCGACGGGCGAGTACACGCTCGGCGACGTAGTGAAGCGCAAGGACTAG
- the tpiA gene encoding triose-phosphate isomerase, with protein sequence MKVVVNLKAYPCNPVEVATAAREVSDESGVAIAVAPQAAHLQRVADTGVETWAQHVSAVEHGSHTGSTLAEAAADAGATGTLLNHSERRLKLADIDAALDAAERADLETCVCANDPDQIGAVAALGPDAVAVEPPELIGTGTPVSKADPDIVTDAVAAAESVDDSVPVYCGAGISTGEDLTAAQDLGAEGVLLASGVAKADDPKAALEDLVAPL encoded by the coding sequence ATGAAAGTCGTCGTCAACCTGAAAGCGTACCCCTGTAACCCAGTCGAAGTAGCGACCGCCGCCCGCGAAGTCAGCGACGAGTCGGGCGTCGCCATCGCCGTCGCGCCACAGGCCGCCCACCTCCAGCGTGTCGCCGACACGGGCGTCGAGACGTGGGCACAGCACGTCAGCGCGGTCGAACACGGCAGTCACACCGGGTCCACGCTGGCCGAGGCCGCCGCCGACGCGGGTGCGACCGGAACCCTGCTCAACCACTCCGAGCGACGACTGAAACTCGCGGACATCGACGCCGCACTCGACGCCGCCGAGCGCGCGGACCTCGAAACCTGCGTCTGCGCGAACGACCCCGACCAAATCGGGGCCGTCGCCGCCCTCGGCCCGGACGCGGTGGCCGTCGAACCGCCGGAACTCATCGGCACCGGCACGCCCGTCAGCAAGGCCGACCCCGACATCGTTACGGACGCGGTAGCGGCCGCCGAGAGCGTAGACGACTCCGTGCCGGTCTACTGCGGTGCCGGGATTTCCACCGGCGAGGACCTGACCGCCGCCCAAGACCTCGGCGCGGAGGGCGTTCTGCTCGCCAGCGGCGTAGCGAAGGCCGACGACCCGAAGGCGGCGCTGGAAGACCTCGTTGCGCCGCTGTAG
- a CDS encoding PQQ-dependent sugar dehydrogenase, which yields MTGNPDATDEGESDEQKGETGAYLGSRRTFLKATAATGTVVGVGAVVTAGQERQEFRLGGEVAGWQGRAPSEIEGQTNPTLQLEEGQEYAITWENLDGLPHNVAILNREGEAVERTEIIAEQGATQTLQFTASTNMAEYVCEVHPASMRGNLRFEGAATTQTDEAERFMPRGAGVGVQRVADGFVSPVGFEVPPGDSDRRFILDQVGQIYVHDADGLREEPFMDIADRLVDVGGREGSDFDERGLLGLTFHPDFQNNRRLFVRYSAPMGEPPFVSSADWSETPRLDEYDHVEVLSEFRASEDLSRGVPDSERRLLEMPSPQFNHNAGDLAFGPDGYLYVPTGDGGGADDVGLGHVEDWYDRNAGGNGQDVTENLMGSILRIDVDGEQGDLPYAIPEDNPFAGDGAGLPEHFAWGFRNPWRASFDPDGNFLVASNGQNLFEQVDIAQLGGNHAWNVKEATHCFSTENPNQPPEQCPSRTPDDVRGGEEFVEPVIEYPHTFQGRGVGVSVIGGYTYTNDAISDIGGKYVFGDYSRTGADPAGRIFAATRSDSEGELWSLEELQVANSPNGKLNKFILAFGQDNAGQLYVLGSDTGVITGETGEVFRIVPPGEGERLTAGEATTTSATTTGQAETTTEGGETTTGQVETTTDGS from the coding sequence ATGACGGGGAATCCGGACGCGACGGACGAAGGAGAGAGCGACGAACAAAAGGGCGAGACCGGAGCGTATCTCGGGTCGCGCCGGACCTTCTTGAAGGCGACTGCGGCCACGGGCACAGTCGTCGGCGTCGGGGCGGTCGTGACCGCCGGACAGGAACGACAGGAGTTCCGACTCGGCGGCGAAGTCGCGGGGTGGCAGGGCCGCGCGCCGTCGGAAATCGAGGGCCAGACTAATCCGACGCTCCAGTTGGAGGAGGGCCAAGAGTACGCGATTACGTGGGAGAACTTGGACGGTCTACCCCACAACGTCGCCATCCTCAATCGGGAGGGCGAGGCCGTAGAGCGCACCGAAATCATCGCCGAACAGGGCGCGACCCAGACTCTGCAGTTCACCGCCAGCACGAACATGGCCGAGTACGTCTGCGAGGTCCACCCCGCGTCGATGCGCGGGAACCTCCGGTTCGAGGGGGCGGCGACGACTCAGACCGACGAAGCGGAGCGGTTCATGCCCCGCGGGGCGGGCGTCGGCGTCCAGCGAGTCGCCGACGGATTCGTCTCGCCGGTCGGGTTCGAGGTCCCGCCGGGTGATTCGGACCGCAGATTCATCTTGGACCAAGTGGGCCAGATTTACGTCCACGACGCCGACGGACTCCGCGAGGAGCCGTTCATGGACATCGCCGACCGACTCGTGGACGTTGGGGGCCGCGAGGGGAGCGACTTCGACGAGCGGGGACTGCTCGGTCTGACCTTCCACCCCGACTTCCAGAACAACCGGCGGTTGTTCGTCCGGTACAGCGCGCCGATGGGCGAACCGCCGTTCGTGAGTAGCGCCGATTGGAGCGAGACGCCGCGGTTGGACGAGTACGACCACGTGGAAGTTCTCTCGGAGTTCCGCGCGAGCGAGGACCTGAGTCGTGGCGTCCCCGACTCCGAGCGCCGACTGCTGGAGATGCCCTCGCCGCAGTTCAACCACAACGCGGGGGACCTCGCGTTCGGGCCGGACGGCTACCTCTACGTGCCGACCGGCGACGGCGGCGGGGCCGACGACGTGGGACTCGGGCACGTCGAAGACTGGTACGACCGCAACGCGGGCGGCAACGGACAGGACGTGACCGAGAACCTGATGGGGAGCATCCTGCGCATCGACGTGGACGGCGAGCAAGGCGACCTGCCGTACGCTATCCCCGAGGACAACCCCTTCGCGGGCGACGGCGCGGGCCTGCCCGAACACTTCGCGTGGGGCTTTCGGAACCCGTGGCGGGCGTCGTTCGACCCCGACGGCAACTTCCTCGTGGCGTCGAACGGCCAGAACCTCTTCGAGCAGGTGGACATCGCGCAACTCGGCGGCAACCACGCGTGGAACGTCAAGGAGGCGACCCACTGCTTCAGCACCGAGAACCCGAACCAACCGCCCGAGCAGTGCCCGAGTCGGACGCCCGACGACGTGCGCGGCGGCGAGGAGTTCGTCGAACCCGTGATAGAGTACCCCCACACGTTCCAAGGCCGAGGGGTCGGCGTCTCGGTCATCGGGGGCTACACGTACACCAACGACGCCATCTCGGACATCGGGGGAAAGTACGTCTTCGGCGACTACAGTCGGACGGGGGCCGACCCCGCGGGTCGAATCTTCGCCGCCACGCGTTCGGACAGCGAGGGCGAACTCTGGTCGCTGGAGGAGTTGCAGGTCGCCAACTCGCCGAACGGGAAACTGAACAAGTTCATTCTCGCGTTCGGGCAGGACAACGCGGGGCAACTCTACGTCCTCGGGAGCGACACCGGCGTCATCACGGGCGAGACGGGCGAGGTGTTCCGCATCGTCCCGCCGGGCGAGGGCGAGCGACTGACTGCGGGCGAGGCGACGACGACCAGCGCCACGACGACCGGACAGGCAGAAACGACGACGGAGGGCGGCGAGACGACGACCGGACAGGTAGAAACGACGACTGACGGTAGTTGA